One window from the genome of Solea solea chromosome 2, fSolSol10.1, whole genome shotgun sequence encodes:
- the LOC131445372 gene encoding electrogenic aspartate/glutamate antiporter SLC25A12, mitochondrial-like, giving the protein MAVKVQATQRADPQNLKAIFLKYASAVEDGEHYMTPRDFVQSYLGLHTQPYHNPKTVELIAGVADTTKDGLISFQEFLAFESVLCAPDALFIVAFQLFDKNGTGNITYENVRDIFSQTTVHHHIPFNWDCDFIRLHFGHERNKNLSYTEFTQFLQELQLEHARQAFAQKDKNKSGTITALDFSDIMATIRHHMLTPFVEENLVSAAGGSTSHMVSFSYFNAFNALLNNMELVRKIYSTLAGTHRDVLVTKEEFAHVANKFGQITPMEIDILYQLSGLHSHSGRLNHADIERIAPLEEGAMPYHLAEAHRQHAPETSRPIYLQAAESAYRFTLGSIAGATGATAVYPIDLVKTRMQNQRSTGSFVGELMYKNSFDCAKKVLRYEGFFGFYRGLVPQLIGVAPEKAIKLTVNDFVRDKFTTPDNTIPLVAEILAGGCAGGSQVIFTNPLEIVKIRLQVAGEITTGPRVSALNVVRELGFFGLYKGAKACFLRDIPFSAIYFPVYAHTKGMMADEDGRLGALQLLTAGAIAGVPAASLVTPADVIKTRLQVAARAGQTTYSGVMDCTRKILKEEGFRAFWKGAGARVFRSSPQFGVTLVTYELLQRWFYVDFGGHRPAGSEATPKPGIQDLPSVTEDQVGGYRLATTTFAGVERKFGLHLPKFKASGSVTIKPAESKTEPMAA; this is encoded by the exons ATGGCGGTCAAG GTGCAAGCAACCCAAAGAGCTGACCCCCAGAATTTGAAGGCAATTTTCTTGAAG TATGCCAGTGCGGTGGAGGATGGGGAGCATTACATGACCCCCCGTGACTTTGTACAGAGTTATCTGGGTCTGCACACGCAACCTTATCATAATCCCAAAACTGTGGAGCTGATCGCTGGAGTGGCTGACACCACTAAAGACGG ACTGATCTCTTTCCAGGAGTTTCTGGCATTTGAATCTGTTCTTTGTGCCCCAGATGCCCTGTTCATTGTTGCCTTTCAGTTGTTTGACAAGAATGGCACAGGAAATATCACATATG AGAATGTCCGGGACATCTTCAGCCAGACCACAGTTCATCACCACATTCCCTTCAACTGGGATTGTGACTTCATCCGGCTACACTTCGGCCACGAAAGAAACAAGAATCTCAGCTACACAGAGTTCACCCAGTTTCTGCAG gagctgcagttGGAGCATGCCCGCCAGGCTTTTGCCCAAAAAGACAAGAACAAAAGTGGCACCATCACTGCCTTGGATTTCAGCGACATCATGGCCACCATCAGACACCACATGCTGACCCCGTTTGTGGAGGAGAATCTGGTCTCA GCTGCAGGAGGCAGCACCTCCCACATGGTGAGCTTCTCCTACTTCAATGCCTTCAACGCCCTCCTCAACAACATGGAGCTGGTCCGCAAGATTTACAGCACACTCGcaggcacacacagagacgtgcTCGTTACCAAAG AGGAGTTTGCTCATGTTGCCAATAAGTTTGGTCAGATCACTCCAATGGAGATTGACATCCTGTACCAGCTCTCTGGTCTACACTCCCATTCTGG GCGGCTGAACCATGCCGACATCGAGAGGATAGCCCCGCTGGAAGAAGGAGCCATGCCATACCACCTAGCAGAGGCCCACAGACAG CATGCTCCCGAAACGTCTCGGCCCATCTATCTCCAGGCTGCGGAGTCTGCCTACAGGTTTACTCTGGGCTCAATCGCTGGAG CCACGGGTGCCACAGCTGTGTATCCCATCGACCTGGTGAAGACCCGCATGCAGAACCAGCGCTCCACAGGCTCCTTTGTAGGAGAATTGATGTACAAGAACAGCTTTGACTGTGCGAAGAAGGTGCTGCGTTACGAGGGCTTCTTTGGATTCTACCGAG GTCTGGTCCCGCAGCTCATTGGCGTTGCCCCGGAGAAAGCTATCAAACTCACG GTGAATGATTTTGTCAGAGACAAGTTCACCACACCAGACAATACCATCCCTCTGGTTGCAGAGATTCTCGCTGGAGGATGT GCTGGAGGTTCCCAGGTGATTTTCACAAATCCTCTGGAGATTGTTAAGATCCGTCTGCAGGTGGCTGGGGAGATCACCACGGGGCCCAGGGTCAGCGCCCTGAATGTTGTGAGAGAGCTCGGCTTCTTTGGCCTTTACAAG GGAGCCAAGGCTTGCTTCCTACGAGACATCCCCTTCTCTGCCATCTACTTCCCCGTTTATGCGCACACCAAGGGGATGATGGCAGATGAGGACGGAAGGCTGGGGgcgctgcagctgctcactgcTGGAGCTATCGCAG GTGTACCGGCGGCTTCGCTGGTAACCCCTGCTGATGTCATCAAGACCAGGCTCCAGGTGGCTGCCCGAGCAGGCCAGACAACATACAGTGGAGTCATGGACTGCACAAGGAAGATCCTCAAGGAAGAGGGATTTAGGGCATTTTGGAAGGGCGCAGGAG CTCGCGTCTTCAGATCCTCACCACAGTTCGGTGTCACCTTGGTGACCTACGAACTGTTGCAAAGATGGTTCTACGTTGACTTTGGAGGACA TCGTCCCGCTGGCTCGGAGGCCACTCCAAAACCCGGGATCCAGGACCTTCCCTCTGTGACTGAGGACCAGGTGGGCGGTTACCGCTTGGCTACTACAACCtttgcaggtgtggagagaaaATTTGGACTCCACCTGCCCAAGTTCAAGGCGTCTGGATCAGTGACAATCAAACCAGCGGAGTCCAAAACTGAGCCAATGGCCGCGTAA